From a region of the Brachionichthys hirsutus isolate HB-005 chromosome 9, CSIRO-AGI_Bhir_v1, whole genome shotgun sequence genome:
- the LOC137899545 gene encoding lymphoid enhancer-binding factor 1-like, translating into MCVAGCSSKAPEHDLSYETEQSKRPDPQNQSADSVSLEAVLNLLMESMQEGDLCTAAPSSDPPEDQQGAACPPQNVQNAVHSDPPATPPQDMPGQLGEQNLPTLEMSSNPQFAAPETVQNPLVVNFPGLMDLPIVGMLNGEPLYALPPNIVEQCYRPAAPPQNLWGQCPVQSMPTVEQCYPPAAPPQMKRQAPKTSKRNLDDGRPYVKRPPNAFMLFLREQRPFVDPSIRRLGSGAVNAALGQQWKSLSLEEQKKYYAQADGEKLLHQQQHPEWTGKNNYVSSVTSTTTSTPVV; encoded by the exons atgtgtgttgccgGTTGCAGCAGCAAAGCGCCCGAACACGACCTCAGTTATGAGACTGAACAGTCGAAGCGTCCGGACCCACAGAACCAGAGTGCAGACAGTGTTTCCCTGGAGGCGGTACTGAACCTGCTGATGGAGTCCATGCAGGAGGGGGATCTGTGCACGGCGGCACCCAGCAGTGACCCACCAGAGGACCAACAGGGTGCAGCGTGTCCCCCGCAGAATGTCCAGAATGCGGTCCACAGTGACCCCCCCGCTACTCCACCACAGGACATGCCGGGTCAGTTGGGTGAACAGAACCTCCCGACACTGGAGATGTCCAGCAACCCTCAGTTTGCTGCTCCAGAAACA GTTCAGAACCCCCTGGTGGTGAACTTCCCTGGATTGATGGACCTGCCCATTGTTGGAATGCT GAACGGAGAACCGCTCTATGCGCTCCCACCGAACATAGTGGAGCAGTGCTACCGTCCTGCTGCCCCTCCACAGAACCTGTGGGGTCAGTGCCCCGTGCAGAGCATGCCAACAGTGGAGCAGTGCtaccctcctgctgctcctccacaaaTGAAACGCCAGGCCCCAAAAACCTCCAAACG CAATTTGGACGACGGCCGTCCCTATGTGAAGAGGCCTCCAAACGCCTTCATGCTCTTCCTGAGGGAACAACGGCCGTTTGTGGACCCCAGCATCAGACGCCTGGGGAGTGGCGCCGTGAATGCAGCGCTGGGGCAGCAG TGGAAATCGCTGTCATTGGAGGAGCAAAAGAAATACTACGCTCAAGCAGACGGAGAAAAATtactgcaccagcagcagcaccctgaATGGACAGGAAAAAATAACTACGTGAGTAGCGTCACCTCGACGACAACATCGACACCGGTCGTCTGA